The genomic stretch TACGGCATTTAAAGTGTAATGAGCTAAAAGGTTGATTTTACGTGGCAGGCCATTGGTTGCCTGAAATATAGCTTCTACCGCTGAAGGCTCGAATATCTTGCGCTCAGTGCCTGCCAGTTTTAAATGATGCTCAAGATATTTAAGCAACTCGTCTTGTT from Candidatus Cloacimonadota bacterium encodes the following:
- a CDS encoding AAA family ATPase; this translates as QDELLKYLEHHLKLAGTERKIFEPSAVEAIFQATNGLPRKINLLAHYTLNAVVLGVGNSANSDHVRQAHDEIN